A genomic stretch from Mesoplodon densirostris isolate mMesDen1 chromosome 3, mMesDen1 primary haplotype, whole genome shotgun sequence includes:
- the FEM1A gene encoding protein fem-1 homolog A encodes MDLHTAVYNAARDGKLQLLQKLLSGRSREELEELTGEVASGGTPLLIAARYGHLDVVEYLVDRCGASVEAGGSVHFDGETIEGAPPLWAASAAGHLDVVRSLLRRGASVNRTTRTNSTPLRAACFDGHLEVVRYLVGEHQADLEVANRHGHTCLMISCYKGHREIARYLLEQGAQVNRRSAKGNTALHDCAESGSLEILQLLLGCNARMERDGYGMTPLLAASVTGHTNIVEYLIQEQPAGEEARPGLAREDPSAGVACAQPQGARCGSSSPEESLSGESYESCCPTSREAAVEALELLGATYVDKKRDLLGALKHWRRAMELRHQGGAYLPKPEPPQLVLAYDYSREVNTTEELEALITDPDEMRMQALLIRERILGPSHPDTSYYIRYRGAVYADSGNFERCIRLWKYALDMQQNNLEPLSPMTASSFLSFAELFSYVLQDRSAKGSLGTPVGFADLMGVLCKGVREVERALQLPKEPGDSAQFTKALAIILHLLYLLEKVECTPDQEHLKHQKVYRLLKCAPRGKNGFTPLHMAVDAETTNVGRYPVGRFPSLQVVKVLLDCGADPDSRDFDNNTPLHIAAQNNCPGIMNALIEAGAHMDATNAFKKTAYELLDEKLLAKSTIQPFNYVTLQCLAARALDKNKIPYKGFIPEELEAFIELH; translated from the coding sequence ATGGACCTCCACACCGCCGTGTACAACGCCGCCCGCGACGGCAAGCTGCAGCTGCTTCAGAAGCTGCTCAGCGGCCGGAGCCGGGAGGAGCTGGAAGAGCTAACGGGCGAGGTGGCCAGCGGGGGGACGCCGCTGCTCATCGCCGCCCGTTACGGCCACTTGGACGTGGTCGAGTACCTGGTGGACCGGTGCGGCGCGAGCGTGGAGGCGGGCGGCTCGGTGCACTTTGATGGCGAGACTATCGAGGGTGCTCCGCCGCTGTGGGCCGCCTCGGCCGCTGGCCACCTGGACGTGGTGCGGAGCCTGCTGCGCCGCGGGGCCTCGGTGAACCGCACCACACGCACCAACTCGACGCCCCTGCGCGCCGCCTGCTTCGACGGGCACCTGGAGGTGGTGCGCTACTTGGTGGGCGAGCACCAGGCCGACCTGGAGGTGGCCAACCGGCACGGGCACACGTGCCTCATGATCTCCTGTTACAAGGGTCACCGCGAGATCGCCCGCTACCTGctggagcagggcgcccaggtgAACCGGCGCAGCGCCAAAGGCAACACGGCCCTGCACGACTGCGCTGAGTCCGGCAGCCTGGAGATCCTGCAGCTGCTGCTCGGGTGCAACGCCCGCATGGAACGGGACGGCTACGGCATGACCCCGCTGCTGGCGGCCAGCGTGACGGGCCACACCAACATCGTGGAGTACCTCATCCAGGAGCAGCCCGCTGGGGAGGAAGCGAGGCCAGGGCTGGCCCGAGAAGACCCCTCCGCCGGCGTGGCGTGCGCGCAGCCCCAGGGCGCCCGCTGCGGCAGCTCCTCCCCAGAGGAATCCCTGAGTGGGGAATCATACGAGAGCTGCTGCCCCACCAGCCGGGAAGCCGCCGTGGAAGCCTTGGAGTTGCTGGGAGCCACCTACGTGGATAAGAAGCGAGATCTGCTCGGGGCCCTGAAACACTGGAGACGGGCCATGGAGCTTCGTCACCAGGGGGGCGCGTATCTGCCCAAACCCGAGCCCCCGCAGCTGGTTCTCGCCTATGACTATTCCAGGGAGGTGAACACCACTGAGGAGTTGGAGGCGCTCATCACTGACCCGGATGAGATGCGCATGCAGGCCCTGTTGATCCGAGAGCGCATCCTGGGTCCCTCCCACCCGGACACTTCCTACTATATTCGGTACCGGGGCGCGGTGTACGCCGACTCAGGCAACTTCGAGCGCTGCATCCGCTTGTGGAAGTACGCCCTAGACATGCAGCAGAACAACCTCGAGCCTTTGAGCCCCATGACCGCCAGCAGCTTCCTCTCCTTTGCCGAACTTTTCTCCTACGTGCTCCAGGACCGCTCGGCCAAGGGCAGCCTGGGCACACCAGTCGGCTTTGCAGACCTCATGGGGGTGCTGTGCAAAGGAGTCCGGGAAGTGGAGCGGGCCCTGCAGCTGCCCAAGGAGCCCGGGGACTCGGCCCAGTTCACCAAGGCCCTGGCCATCATCCTCCACCTGCTCTACCTGCTGGAGAAAGTGGAGTGCACGCCTGACCAGGAGCACCTGAAGCACCAGAAGGTCTACCGGCTGCTCAAGTGCGCCCCCCGCGGCAAGAACGGCTTCACCCCTCTGCACATGGCCGTGGACGCGGAGACCACAAACGTGGGCCGCTACCCGGTGGGCAGGTTCCCCTCCCTCCAGGTGGTCAAGGTGCTGCTCGACTGCGGGGCCGACCCAGACAGCCGGGACTTTGACAACAACACCCCGCTGCACATCGCGGCGCAGAACAACTGCCCGGGGATCATGAACGCCCTGATCGAGGCGGGGGCCCACATGGACGCCACGAACGCCTTCAAGAAGACGGCCTACGAGCTGCTGGACGAGAAGCTGCTAGCCAAGAGCACCATTCAGCCTTTCAACTACGTAACCCTGCAGTGCCTTGCGGCCCGCGCCCTGGACAAGAACAAGATCCCCTACAAGGGCTTCATCCCCGAGGAGCTGGAGGCTTTCATCGAGCTGCACTGA